In the Oryza glaberrima chromosome 6, OglaRS2, whole genome shotgun sequence genome, one interval contains:
- the LOC127777314 gene encoding zealexin A1 synthase-like, which translates to MDAAVFCCLLALLPLLHYLITLFLHGSRDSDLRLPPGPWRLPLIGSLHHLFFGALPHRALRDLARRHGPLMLLAFGDAPVVVVASTAAAAREILRTHDDNFSSRPLSAVVKVCTRRGAGITFAPYGEHWRQVRKICRLELLSPRRILAFRAIREEEAARLVRAIGVASPPLVTNLSELLGNYVTDTTVHIVMGERFRERDALLRYVDEAVRLAGSLTMADLFPSSRLARAMSSTTLRRAEAFVESLMEFMDRVIREHLEKKRSCQGGEREEDLIDVLLRLQAEGSLHFELTMGIIRAVIFDLFSGGSETATTTLQWAMAELMRNPGVMSRAQAEIREAYKDKMEVTEEGLTNLTYLQCIIKETLRLHTPGPLALPRECQEQCQILGYDMPKGAMVLVNVWAICTDNEFWDESEKFMPERFEGSTIEHKGNNFEFIPFGAGRRICPGMQFGIANIELALANLLFHFDWTLPEGTLHSDLDMTETMGITARRKEDLYVHAIPFVQLP; encoded by the exons ATGGACGCAGCTGTGTTCTGCTGCTTGCtagctcttcttcctcttctacaCTACCTCATCACGCTCTTCCTCCATGGCTCACGCGACAGCGACCTGCGGCTACCTCCTGGGCCATGGCGCCTCCCGCTCATCGGCAGCCTCCACCACCTGTTCTTCGGCGCGCTCCCGCACCGCGCGCTGCGCGACCTGGCCCGCCGCCACGGCCCCCTCATGCTCCTCGCCTTCGGCGACGCcccggtggtcgtcgtcgcgtccacggccgccgcggccagAGAGATCCTGCGGACGCACGACGACAACTTCTCGTCGCGGCCGCTGAGCGCCGTGGTGAAGGTGTGCACCAGGCGCGGCGCGGGCATCACGTTCGCGCCCTACGGCGAGCACTGGCGGCAGGTGCGCAAGATCTGCCGCCTCGAGCTGCTGAGCCCCAGGCGCATCCTGGCGTTCCGCGCCAtccgcgaggaggaggcggcgcggctcgtCCGGGCCATCggcgtcgcctcgccgccgctcgtgacGAATCTGAGCGAGCTCCTCGGCAACTACGTCACGGACACGACGGTGCACATCGTGATGGGCGAGCGGTTCCGGGAGCGCGACGCCCTGCTCCGGTACGTCGACGAGGCGGTGCGGCTGGCGGGCAGCCTCACCATGGCCGACCTGTTCCCGTCGTCGAGGCTGGCGCGCGCGATGAGCAGCACGACGCTGCGCAGGGCGGAGGCGTTCGTCGAGTCCCTCATGGAGTTCATGGACCGCGTCATCAGGGAGCACCTCGAGAAGAAGAGGTCGTGTCAGGGAGGAGAACGCGAGGAGGACCTCATCGAcgtcctcctccggctccaAGCAGAAGGAAGCCTGCACTTCGAGCTCACCATGGGCATAATCAGAGCAGTCATTTTT gacCTTTTCTCGGGTGGGAGcgagacggcgacgacgacgctgcaATGGGCCATGGCGGAGCTGATGAGGAACCCTGGGGTGATGTCCAGAGCGCAAGCCGAGATCAGGGAAGCCTACAAGGACAAAATGGAGGTAACCGAGGAAGGCCTAACTAACCTAACCTATCTACAATGTATCATCAAGGAGACCCTGCGGCTGCACACTCCCGGGCCATTGGCTCTACCAAGGGAGTGCCAGGAGCAATGCCAAATACTCGGCTATGACATGCCGAAAGGAGCTATGGTACTCGTGAATGTATGGGCTATTTGCACAGATAACGAGTTTTGGGATGAGTCGGAGAAGTTTATGCCAGAGAGGTTCGAGGGTAGTACAATAGAACACAAAGGTAACAACTTCGAGTTCATACCATTCGGTGCTGGGCGAAGAATATGCCCTGGGATGCAATTTGGGATTGCTAATATTGAGCTGGCTCTCGCAAATCTTTTGTTTCATTTTGATTGGACTCTCCCTGAGGGCACTCTCCATAGTGATTTGGATATGACGGAAACGATGGGGATCACTGCTAGGAGGAAGGAAGACCTTTATGTGCACGCTATTCCATTTGTACAACTCCCCTAA